In the Necator americanus strain Aroian chromosome X, whole genome shotgun sequence genome, CAAATCCACTAAAATTACCCCCGTATTTTTGCATATTATCCTTCAGTCTGACCTTACTCCGTACGTGATAGCACGTACACGATTTAGTGCACATAAGCAACTCTTTGTGTGGTAACATGATCGAGCTTTGTGGATTTCTCGATAGAGTTCTCCACATAAAAGCGCTACATATCAGGAGAAAAGCTCAGTCActtattgaaattatttgaatctactaaaaaacagaaatagacATGTTGCTGACAGGTATCAGGTGGAAGGTATCATCCCGTGTCAGGACTAGAGTTTTTATTACACCATGacaaaaatagatgaataagAATATGAATTATAgggcaaaataataaaaaatgcaTTTCAGAACTGATATGATGATAGGTTGAAGTTTagattctaaagaaaaaaataaacaattaattaGAGATATTGCATGCAATAGTTCACAATTAAAACTGCATTAGTGGTTTTACGTACGAAAAGACATCACAGTTGCACAATGCCTTTTCACTAAGGCATCATAGAAGAAAtaggaagttttttcttgttcactaCATGCTGAAATCTTATAGTACAGATTCATTTACAGTTAAAGACATTCACATGAAGAGTGAGTAGAATCTATACAGATGAACAATACAAGCTTATTGATTACATTCACACAAAAACAACGAGGAATATATGAACGGGAGCCGAGATAAAATGAACGGTATGAATAATAGGGTATTGTAAAAGCCAAGAAAGTTAGCAGTACttctaaatatttgaaattaaaaaaaaaaaaaactacggcCAGAAATATAAAACGGTCAGTGACGAATCACTGATAACACCGACCAaagttagtgaaaaaaaaatacaaacttgCTATTACAGCATTGAAATCATCACAGACATGATCCCAGTGAGGATTAATATTTATAGTAAGTTGAGAATAACTTGAAAAGGAAGAATGATTTGATTGGGATGATTTCCAATTCAATAAGAATCCTCGAGGATCACTATTATATGATGTCTAAAATAATGAAacctattttatttaaaataatcgCTGCAAGTTCAATAACAACAAGCTCCCACATTCAGATACCGGCGAATACTGAGAGCGACGGAGGTGGACGTATACACACATTACTAGTAATAAAACGATAAAACGACATTTCAAAGTTAGGGACCGGTTCAAGGACTAAATTTTGAAGCAAGGTTGACGAGTGCGAACCCGgcatttcaaattttcgcttatttagaagcaaaaagaaattagcatTAAAAGAGCCCATTACAATGAATGAGCAACTGAGGAATTTTGGCTGAATACCCAAAATCGAGAGAGGAAAGACGAACACATTCATGCACCTTTATCGAATGGCTCGGGACTAGCAGGTGGGGCCCGTCCTTGGCGATTCGAAGGACCAGCGGCAGCAGTGTCCACTTCCTCCTCGTCCGACGACGAATCCATCTGGATCACTTCCAAAGAACGTGGATCTTCTCGACTGTTCGCTAATACAGCGCCCTCTTCGCGCATACCGTCCtcctaaaataatttttctgagtGTCTTCTGTGAAAATCCTGAGTTCCGTTGCGGAGTTCGTCCTAATTCGCTCTAGATCAACGGatgtcaaataaaaaaaaagtcatgtaCTGTTTTGTgcaagaaatttccaatagaAAACCTCTTTCGTAGAATAAAACACATTAgctatgtaaaaaaataatcctaCAAGCAAAAATAACCTTATAGGCCTTTTTCACGGCGCATctcacaatttttatttctttgttagaATGAACGTCCCCGATTCAGGCTACTTGCTATTGCTGAGGGCAAAACTCAGCAAGTCCCTTACTTCGCTACCCTTTCTTCCAAGGCACATATCCTTGCGGTGCTCCATCTCTCAAGGAAACTGCAAGTATTTTTCTGAACTCTTGCTCAGAGGAGCTCATTTGATACTAGTAGTTTCATCCAcataacaaaataacaaaaaaaatatgctaGCAAAAACCCCAACATTTGAAGGACTCACAAATCCATTGTACAGGCGGGGCAAGATCGGCTTCTGGACATAGCGCACTGATCCGTTATCTCCGTTCCACCCCTCGTATCTGTTGTTATAGGATGTGCTAGGGCCAGCCTGTCCACAAGCATCATCGTCCCTCGGTGGACTCTGAGGCGGACTACAGGCTCCATCAGTAGCAATTGTCCGTTCAGCGGAGCTAGACGGAAGAGCAGTAGGTGGGGCAGGATCGTCTTGGGTGCTACTGGGCGGAGAAGCACCACTCGATTGTGATGCCGGCTCAACCAGGAAATCCCAGATAAGTATGGTGTCGTCATGGGAACTGCTCACTATTTGGAAGTCATCAAATTGAAGACGAAATACGCGACCGGTATGCTGCTGAAGAAGTGCGAGTAATACTAGAATAAAAATCTACATCTACATAATCTCTTCAGTGTTGCACTCACCACCAATGTGCTTAGGCACAGCGAGCTGGGAGAAGAGCGTGGATCGAGAGCAGCTTCCAAGTCCCAGACACGAATCTTGCTGAAGAAAAGCAGTGTTCTTTATTAGAACGGAACAGCAATACGTCGTGAAATGAAATCAACGTGTACGCTAATACTTACCCATCGTAAGCACCAGAAACTATGCGTTTGTCGTCGAATCGGATACATCGTACCAGTTCTTCGTGTCCCTCAAGTACGCGTAAGCATACACCAGAGTGTATATCCCAGAGTCTGGATTATGGGAAATAAGTCAATATCCCATAAGCCAGGTTATATTGGACTCACCTGATCGAATTATCACTCGATCCGGAGACGACAAGACGTCCGCGGTATTGTAAGCAGGCAATACCACGCTTATGACCCGACAGTGTGCGAACAAACTCCAGACTATCAGCAGACCACACCTATCAATTTTACGAATAGTTTGAAGGCCTTACAAATGGCATAAAGGTTGTTGTACATTTTAGACGATTTTATTAATCACGATGCCGACAATTTTTCTGATACGTAAGCATGGCAGTGAAAGGCGATCACAATAtcgaaaaaacattgaaagtcAATGAAACTATCACCAAAAAAAGTCAAGTGATGTCATCCAATTCAGGAATAAAACCAAATAGCAGTTCCATAAAGCACTATAACGTATGAAATTTATGAGGAAAGAATGAGGCAAGCTTCTCACCTTGATGGTCCGATCACCAGAGGCACTGACTATATAGCGGTCGTCGAAATCAACAACATTCACAGCCGCGCGATGTCCGACGAGAACTCGTCGAAGGTTAATCTCGCGCGGCGACACCATGTCCCAAACCGCGATCGAGCGGTCTTTAGAACTTCAAAGAGAACCTCATAAAAATAAGAGCACATCAACCACCAGAACAGAAGCAAAGATACCGCACCAAGTGACCATAATTCCATCATTAAAACGTAAATGCAGAACTGCTTCACAGTGATGAATCAATGTATTCAAACATTCTCCAGTTGCCACATCCCAAACACGAACCGTTGCATCAGATGAACCTTTAAAGCACGTTTGAAGAGCCAAAACAAATGGACATCTAACACAAATcaacatttgagaaaaaaactcacccgAAATGATAACTCTTTCGTCGTATTGAAGACACAACACAGAACCCGTATGCCCTGACAGTACCCGTTCGCAACTCAAATCTTGACGATTCCATACCTGCAAGATCTAGCGTTTGTCGGTAGTCAATGAtacatccagaaaatatgaaaaaaaaaactcagcatCCTACTtgtgaaaaagcagaaaaaaatccaacaagtATGAAATTAAAGGACAGCCTTGACAAACAGATGGGGCGAGACCAAAAATCGGAGTCTTATTCGATAGCAGTTGAATAAACTAAGGACTAAATAGCCCTTTAAAAgtctaaattattattatagcaTAAATTTAtagattattattaatattattgtattgtcattgtataaatatgtataaattattataacaaaattactgtaaagaaaattaaaattgtacaAGTTTGCATTACCAATATAGAAATGTGGACGCGATGAGATACATGTTAGCGTTAAGAGTGAGCACCCAAAAACAGCGTTCAGGAAACGAAGTTTGGAATCTCTTCACGAATATCCAATAGTAGATAGGTAGGAAACATAGTTCAAATGATCATGGTGAAAACGTACATTTCCTtccaaaaatccagaaattgaaAGCAACGCAAACACTCAGTAGTATCAGTCTGCACAGGTGTGCGTGTCACGCGtgcgaaaactcgtccaacaAGGTGACTAGCATGAAATCACAAAAACGACGAAAACTTCCGCAAATGCTACTCCCTTTAAGTTACCTGATGGTTAGCAAATGATTTTACTACTCAAGCACGACATATGACCTTATACTGTGTGGGCgcgaaaatctttctttttagaGATCTAT is a window encoding:
- a CDS encoding hypothetical protein (NECATOR_CHRX.G26215.T2), with the protein product MVRICGNDLGNYVQNSRIHHRFQQLSFNHRDWTRQCTADQGLRSCYAYFAPDCNRCALCLTLPLKKSHFDDDSRVLIRHRVWMIPLTSMTDCGDSTDQTVPDHHDSLRKYKKMRITPLTDDYNPRDNLSDQYLREYEATLEKFSSNWNEHEQLDFIERILNRMSHNQLFFTHKLIQPMLQRDFIALLPQHLAEMILLNLDAQTLASCEAVSTKWRTVLAKGQLWRKVIERNVRTDNMWRGLSEKKKWRKFILVSRDCAAHEICDNYRVPYEMMRGSAEMVMLQHRFYRELFPKVVNDIAKIESNWRNGVYKLSSINCRSENSKGVYCLQYDDEKIVSGLRDNTIKVWNRQDLSCERVLSGHTGSVLCLQYDERVIISGSSDATVRVWDVATGECLNTLIHHCEAVLHLRFNDGIMVTCSKDRSIAVWDMVSPREINLRRVLVGHRAAVNVVDFDDRYIVSASGDRTIKVWSADSLEFVRTLSGHKRGIACLQYRGRLVVSGSSDNSIRLWDIHSGVCLRVLEGHEELVRCIRFDDKRIVSGAYDGKIRVWDLEAALDPRSSPSSLCLSTLVQHTGRVFRLQFDDFQIVSSSHDDTILIWDFLVEPASQSSGASPPSSTQDDPAPPTALPSSSAERTIATDGACSPPQSPPRDDDACGQAGPSTSYNNRYEGWNGDNGSVRYVQKPILPRLYNGFEDGMREEGAVLANSREDPRSLEVIQMDSSSDEEEVDTAAAGPSNRQGRAPPASPEPFDKDII
- a CDS encoding hypothetical protein (NECATOR_CHRX.G26215.T1), encoding MAMCLPLQDVWDDEDNPLIIVLALILHLIVFVPPLGTVTMWPVISAPPGKPDGENMRKRPRKLRSEFKNSPSFPTTFIQPSSDSSPRMDDSPYINDGSSISLLSSYYPLRQDCGDSTDQTVPDHHDSLRKYKKMRITPLTDDYNPRDNLSDQYLREYEATLEKFSSNWNEHEQLDFIERILNRMSHNQLFFTHKLIQPMLQRDFIALLPQHLAEMILLNLDAQTLASCEAVSTKWRTVLAKGQLWRKVIERNVRTDNMWRGLSEKKKWRKFILVSRDCAAHEICDNYRVPYEMMRGSAEMVMLQHRFYRELFPKVVNDIAKIESNWRNGVYKLSSINCRSENSKGVYCLQYDDEKIVSGLRDNTIKVWNRQDLSCERVLSGHTGSVLCLQYDERVIISGSSDATVRVWDVATGECLNTLIHHCEAVLHLRFNDGIMVTCSKDRSIAVWDMVSPREINLRRVLVGHRAAVNVVDFDDRYIVSASGDRTIKVWSADSLEFVRTLSGHKRGIACLQYRGRLVVSGSSDNSIRLWDIHSGVCLRVLEGHEELVRCIRFDDKRIVSGAYDGKIRVWDLEAALDPRSSPSSLCLSTLVQHTGRVFRLQFDDFQIVSSSHDDTILIWDFLVEPASQSSGASPPSSTQDDPAPPTALPSSSAERTIATDGACSPPQSPPRDDDACGQAGPSTSYNNRYEGWNGDNGSVRYVQKPILPRLYNGFEDGMREEGAVLANSREDPRSLEVIQMDSSSDEEEVDTAAAGPSNRQGRAPPASPEPFDKGA